A stretch of Raphanus sativus cultivar WK10039 unplaced genomic scaffold, ASM80110v3 Scaffold0376, whole genome shotgun sequence DNA encodes these proteins:
- the LOC130502007 gene encoding uncharacterized protein LOC130502007: MDQHADQDEEFQLAKEDGKSKDVATKEDDALVISNGPITRSKAKKLKEAIGGLIKKCLMHEESLEGSLILQDALEAMGSEDDEATLMRRNKLLQEAITKDILAAMEKLLEDKLDQRLSDRQDQNTEQRREPRINRHGRREHAGSEETDNFYEKSSHSSGSRYSSRRSRHDHEGRRHRRNELSGLKLKIPPFHGKADPDAYLEWEKKIELVFNCQHYSEIKKVQVAATEFNDYALSWWDQLVTNKRRNGEFPIETWAEMKSLMRRRFVPSHYHRDLHQKLRLLTQSSKSVEEYYQEMELLMLRAKVSEDSEATMARFLGGLNREIQDRVEMQHYLEIEEMLHKAILVEQQVKRRSHARGSYSSSRYQTSKEDKPSYQKEGNPQPKEESKPSSIYSKNKGKAEATSSRARDVKCFKCQGRGHYANECTNKRVMVLLENGEYESEDERPETEQESSKAEYEEKPVHGRLLVARRTLSLQNKSEELEQRENLFYTRCMVQGKVCSLIIDGGSCVNVASETMVKKLSLKTQKHPRPYRLQWLNEEGEMKVSTQVSIPLSIGRYEDEILCDVIPMEASHILLGRPWQFDRRVTHNGFTNKHTFEFNGKKTTLVPLTPKEVHQDQLQLQKKKEIDLKPEPSKQHNFYAKTGDIKRSIYSNQSVLLFVLKESLVSLTDCTPVYPSEMSALLQDYQDVFPEDSPTGLPPIRGIEHQIDFVPGSTLPNRPAYRTNPVETKELQRQVEELMEKGLFVVVYFDDILVYSQSLEEHLDHLKAVLDVLRKEKLFANLKKCTFYGVKVDPEKVKAIREWPIPKTVSEVRSFHGLAGFYMRFVRDFSTIAAPLTETWQHYLWPKEFVIHTDHESLKYLKGQNKLSFEQIKGMYETDPDFKDAYNSCEKGISWRKPYGSLWCYKDS; the protein is encoded by the exons atggaccagcatGCTGATCAAGATGAAGAGTTCCAGCTAGCTAAAGAAGATGGGAAGTCTAAAGATGTTGCAACCAAAGAAGATGATGCCTTAGTCATTTCCAATGGCCCCATAACTCGATCCAAAGCTAAGAaactcaaggaagctattggaggatTAATCAAGAAGTGTTTGATGCatgaagaaagtcttgaaggaagcttgatacttcaagatgCACTT GAAGCAATGGGATCCGAGGATGATGAGGCAACTCTTATGAGGAGAAACAAGCTATTACAAGAAGCAATCACCAAAGATATCCTTGCAGCCATGGAGAAGTTGTTGGAGGATAAACTCGATCAAAGGCTAtctgatagacaagaccagaaTACTGAGCAGAGACGTGAGCCAAGGATCAATAGGCATGGTCGTCGTGAGCATGCTGGATCAGAAGAGACTGATAACTTCTATGAGAAAAGTAGCCATAGCTCTGGATCAAGATACAGCAGTAGGAGATCGCGACATGATCATGAGGGCAGAAGGCATAGGCGCAATGAGCTATCAGGATTGAAGCTTaagatccctcctttccatggcaaggCTGATCCGGATGCATATCTtgagtgggaaaagaagatagagcTTGTCTTCAATTGCCAACACTACTCTGAGATTAAAAAGGTTCAAGTTGCTGCTACTGAGttcaatgactatgcattgagttggtgggatcagttGGTTACAAACAAAAGGCGCAATGGGGAGTTTCCTATTGAGACATGGGCTGAGATGAAGTCCTTGATGCGTAGGAGGTTTGTTCCCAGCCACTATCACCGTGATCTTCACCAAAAGCTGAGGCTTCTTACCCAAAGTTCCAAGTCGGTGGAggaatactatcaagagatggaGTTGCTTATGTTGAGAGCTAAGGTTTCCGAAGATAGTGAAGCTACCATGGCACGGTTTCTTGGTGGGctcaaccgtgagatacaagacagGGTAGAGATGCAGCACTACCTGGAGATAGAGGAGATGCTACACAAAGCTATCTTGGTAGAGCAACAAGTTAAGAGAAGGAGCCATGCGCGTGGCAGCTATAGTTCCAGTAGATACCAGACTTCTAAGGAGGACAAACCAAGCTATCAGAAAGAGGGCAATCCACAGCCAAAGGAAGAGTCTAAGCCTAGTAGCATCTACAGCAAGAATAAAGGCAAAGCAGAGGCTACCAGCTCGCGtgcaagagatgtgaagtgctttaagtgtcaagggcgtgggCACTATGCTAATGAGTGTACCAACAAGAGAGTTATGGTTCTCTTGGAGAATGGCGAGTATGAATCTGAAGATGAAAGACCTGAGACTGAGCAAGAATCTTCAAAAGCAGAGTATGAAGAGAAACCAGTTCATGGTAGGCTTTTGGTTGCAAGGAGGACTCTCAGCTTGCAAAACAAATCCGAGGAGCTAGAGCAAAGAGAAAACCTATTCTACACTCGTTGTATGGTACAAGGAAAAGTTTGTAGTCTGATAATTGATGGTGGAAGCTGTGTTAATGTTGCTAGTGAAACAATGGTGAAGAAGCTTAGCTTGAAGACTCAAAAACATCCTAGACCATACCGACTACAATGGCTCAATGAAGAAGGGGAAATGAAGGTATCCACACAAGTGTCAATTCCTTTATCCATTGGaagatatgaagatgagatcCTATGTGATGTGATACCAATGGAAGCCAGTCATATCTTGCTTGGGAGACCATGGCAGTTTGATAGAAGAGTTACACACAATGGCTTTACTAACAAGCATACCTTTGAGTTCAACGGCAAGAAGACTACACTGGTACCTCTAACTCCTAAAGAAGTGCATCAAGATCAGCTacagcttcagaaaaagaaagaaatagatctTAAACCAGAACCGAGCAAGCAgcacaacttctatgccaaaactggtgaCATCAAAAGATCTATCTACTCTAATCAATCAGTtctcttatttgttttaaaagaatctCTTGTTAGTCTAACTGATTGCACACCGGTGTATCCGAGTGAGATGTCAGCTCTTTTACAGGATTATcaagatgtgtttccagaagatagtcCCACCGGTTTACCACCTATACgagggattgagcatcagatagactttgtaCCCGGTTCTACTCTTCCCAATAGACCAGCCTACAGAACCAACCCGGTTGAGACCAAGGAGTTACAAAGGCAGGTtgaggaactgatggagaaag GATTGTTTGTtgtggtttactttgatgatatcctagtttacAGCCAGAGTCTAGAAGAGCATCTAGATCATCTTAAGGCTGtccttgatgttttgagaaaagagaAGCTTTTTGCTAACCTTAAGAAatgcactttct atggagtgaAAGTGGATCCAGAGAAGGTGAAAGCTATACGAGAATGGCCCATCCCCAAGACAGTGAGTGAAGTGAGGAGCTTCCATGGACTTGCTGGCTTCTACATGCGTTTTGTGAGGGATTTCAGTACTATAGCAGCTCCCTTGACTGAG